In Sebaldella termitidis ATCC 33386, one DNA window encodes the following:
- a CDS encoding ABC transporter permease produces MTNGGKQMSFLNKASFNKTNLQKFYSNYSYLVSFLILFSIATIINPRFLSYTNLSTLLKQAAIIGIVALGMNLVIIAGMIDLSVGSLVALTAGLGVIVLNSTGSIFLTLIFSLVFGTILGGINGILITKGKIAPFIVTLATMSAFRSIIVQLGQGGPFNVGEKSYNTFRLIAAGETLGIPNLAIIFIITAVIISIIMNKTKFGRYVYAVGSNENATNLTGINVNRMKNAVFCITGLLSGLSAFLLSSRLTSITAPNAGMGFELDAIASVAIGGTAMNGGRGKVFGTFLGAIMLQMINNILVIANIPPFLEGLVKGIIIIVAVLFQSKNK; encoded by the coding sequence ATGACTAATGGCGGAAAACAAATGTCTTTTCTTAATAAAGCAAGTTTTAATAAAACAAATCTGCAAAAATTTTATAGTAATTACAGTTATCTGGTTTCATTTCTGATACTGTTTTCTATAGCCACTATAATAAACCCGAGATTTTTATCATATACCAATCTGAGTACGCTTCTGAAGCAGGCGGCAATAATAGGGATAGTGGCATTGGGAATGAATCTGGTAATTATTGCCGGAATGATAGATCTGTCTGTAGGCTCGCTGGTGGCATTAACAGCAGGACTCGGGGTTATAGTGCTGAATTCTACGGGAAGCATATTTTTAACATTGATATTTTCTCTTGTATTCGGGACTATTCTCGGGGGAATTAACGGAATACTTATAACTAAAGGGAAAATAGCTCCGTTTATAGTAACACTCGCTACAATGTCGGCTTTCAGATCGATTATTGTGCAGCTGGGACAGGGAGGACCTTTTAATGTAGGGGAAAAGTCATATAATACTTTTCGTCTTATAGCTGCTGGAGAAACACTGGGAATTCCTAACCTTGCAATCATATTTATAATTACGGCAGTGATAATTTCCATAATAATGAATAAAACAAAATTCGGAAGATATGTTTATGCGGTGGGAAGTAATGAAAATGCAACCAATCTTACAGGTATAAATGTAAATAGGATGAAGAATGCAGTTTTCTGTATTACCGGACTGCTTTCAGGACTTTCGGCTTTTCTTCTTTCATCAAGACTTACATCAATAACAGCACCTAATGCAGGTATGGGATTTGAGCTTGATGCGATAGCCTCGGTAGCAATAGGCGGAACAGCAATGAACGGAGGAAGAGGAAAGGTTTTCGGAACATTTCTCGGGGCGATAATGCTTCAGATGATAAATAATATACTGGTTATAGCTAATATACCACCGTTTTTGGAAGGGCTTGTAAAAGGAATCATCATTATAGTCGCTGTGTTATTCCAAAGTAAAAATAAGTGA
- a CDS encoding YoaK family protein yields MENKIKIAYIFSFIYGYINSLGFIIMNGLFFTFMSGNSVRLGVNIGELNLGTGFRYFSLFLFLIFGAFIGDIIFSYYRKTGMFILLVLELFLFMTAVIFSLRHNAWVVFIPLGIAMGIQNIVNLLIGNSLIGRSFISGIVFNLGIAFSRILQKKSEWGIIRIYLNTWLLFILGAVLGTIILENSNLCISLILITIVYAYAALMIFRVWKSDKRFLVRMKKNKSKFVV; encoded by the coding sequence ATGGAAAATAAAATAAAAATAGCATATATCTTTTCATTTATATACGGATATATAAATTCACTCGGTTTTATAATAATGAACGGGTTATTTTTTACGTTTATGAGCGGAAATTCCGTCAGACTGGGTGTAAATATAGGAGAACTGAATCTAGGAACAGGCTTCAGGTATTTCTCGCTCTTTTTATTTTTAATTTTCGGTGCATTTATAGGAGATATTATCTTTTCATATTATAGAAAGACCGGAATGTTCATATTATTAGTTTTAGAACTTTTTTTATTTATGACAGCTGTAATTTTCTCATTAAGGCACAATGCATGGGTAGTTTTTATACCGCTGGGCATAGCAATGGGAATACAAAATATTGTGAATCTGTTAATAGGAAACAGTCTGATAGGCAGAAGCTTTATATCCGGAATAGTTTTTAATCTGGGAATAGCTTTTTCGAGAATATTACAGAAAAAAAGCGAGTGGGGGATAATAAGGATATATTTGAATACATGGCTGTTATTCATACTTGGAGCTGTACTAGGAACAATCATACTGGAAAATAGTAATTTGTGTATTTCTTTAATATTAATTACCATTGTTTATGCTTATGCAGCACTTATGATATTCAGGGTGTGGAAATCCGATAAAAGATTTCTTGTAAGAATGAAGAAAAATAAAAGTAAATTTGTGGTATAA
- a CDS encoding sugar ABC transporter ATP-binding protein: MKNISKFFGPVKALSGVDFSVQRASIHGLLGENGAGKSTLMNILSGTIPLSEGDIYFQDEKIDEMTTNKSKKLGIRFIHQELNLINDLKVYENLFLSEEIKNKFGFLDKKAMIEKSREIIKKLKMTINPEEIVEYLDMPQKQMIEIAKALLFDSKLIIMDEPTTALTNKEIDSLFDIMRFLKEEGVSIIYISHKMPELFSICDDYTVLRDGRFIQTGKFSDINEKMATELLVGRKLVEDELEAGEIPDIPLLKVNNFSGKTFKNISFDVKKGEIIAITGLYGDGRAEFAEALFGAYPLDEGEMYLNDKKVNMSSIKNVIASGISLVPRNRKEKGIIKDLSIQDNLSIAFFKNMHKKLFINKNEETERYNKNKELINIKADNPSDLITSLSGGNQQKVIISRWLELDSDVYILDNPTQGIDVGAKFEIYKIMHNLAAAGKSVVVFSSEFPEIWKTSHRCIVMYKGNINTILDRENLTEENIMYYATGSNLEVKND; this comes from the coding sequence ATGAAAAATATATCAAAATTTTTTGGTCCGGTAAAAGCTTTATCAGGGGTCGATTTTTCTGTACAGAGAGCGTCCATTCACGGGCTGCTCGGTGAAAACGGTGCAGGGAAATCTACCCTTATGAATATTTTATCAGGAACCATACCTCTTTCTGAAGGCGATATTTATTTTCAGGATGAGAAAATAGATGAGATGACAACTAATAAATCAAAAAAACTCGGGATTCGTTTTATACATCAGGAATTAAACCTTATTAATGACCTGAAAGTATATGAAAACTTATTTTTAAGTGAGGAAATAAAAAATAAGTTTGGTTTTCTTGATAAAAAAGCCATGATTGAAAAATCACGGGAAATAATAAAGAAGCTGAAAATGACTATAAATCCTGAAGAGATAGTGGAATATCTGGATATGCCACAAAAGCAGATGATAGAAATAGCGAAGGCGTTATTGTTTGATTCCAAGCTGATAATAATGGATGAACCTACGACAGCACTAACAAATAAGGAGATAGACTCGCTTTTTGATATAATGAGGTTTTTGAAAGAAGAGGGAGTAAGTATTATTTATATTTCACACAAAATGCCGGAGCTTTTTAGTATTTGTGATGATTATACCGTACTTCGCGACGGCAGATTTATACAGACCGGAAAATTTTCCGATATAAATGAAAAAATGGCTACAGAGCTTCTGGTGGGGAGAAAGCTCGTGGAAGACGAGCTGGAAGCCGGAGAAATTCCGGATATACCTCTTTTGAAAGTAAATAATTTTTCTGGGAAAACTTTTAAAAATATTAGTTTTGATGTGAAAAAAGGAGAGATAATAGCGATTACAGGTCTCTACGGAGATGGGAGGGCAGAATTCGCCGAAGCACTTTTTGGTGCTTATCCGCTGGATGAAGGTGAAATGTATCTGAATGATAAAAAAGTAAATATGTCTTCTATAAAAAACGTAATAGCAAGCGGTATTTCCCTTGTTCCCAGAAACAGGAAAGAAAAAGGAATAATAAAAGACCTGAGTATTCAGGATAATTTGTCCATTGCTTTTTTTAAGAATATGCATAAAAAATTATTTATAAACAAAAATGAAGAAACAGAAAGATATAATAAAAATAAGGAGCTTATCAATATAAAAGCAGATAATCCCTCAGATCTGATAACGTCGCTGAGCGGGGGGAACCAGCAGAAAGTTATTATTTCCAGATGGCTGGAGCTGGATTCTGATGTATATATACTGGATAATCCTACACAGGGAATAGATGTGGGGGCCAAGTTTGAGATATATAAAATAATGCATAATCTGGCTGCTGCAGGAAAATCTGTTGTTGTATTCAGTTCGGAGTTCCCTGAAATCTGGAAAACTTCCCACAGATGCATAGTTATGTATAAAGGAAATATAAATACTATTTTGGACAGGGAAAATCTCACTGAGGAAAATATAATGTACTACGCAACAGGTTCAAATTTGGAGGTAAAAAATGACTAA
- a CDS encoding Gfo/Idh/MocA family protein: MKTYKAGVIGTGFIGVAHVEALRRLGNIEVVAITDTQDHKIKAEMMNIPNSFADYKEMMDTLELDMIHICTPNNTHHEIAMYAMKKGINVVCEKPMTKTADEAKEMYEYAKEHNIVNAVNFHNRFNPMVHQIKRMASGGELGEIISVHGGYVQDWLLLETDFNWRINSKESGQTRAVADIGSHWIDTVEYVTQLKVTEIFAEFLTYHKKRKKFLKPVETFSKAQEDAEYEEVPIDTEDIAVVMLRFDNGAIGNAFISQMFSGRKNKISIFIGGSKQSAEWDSERLNEMIIGERDNFNKIFDKDPAILSPETQKIVDYPGGHVEGFPDTFKQCFRQVYSSIADKGKDYDFATFEDGYRQMILEEKIFESANSGKWVKV; encoded by the coding sequence ATGAAAACTTATAAAGCAGGAGTAATAGGAACAGGATTTATCGGCGTGGCACACGTAGAAGCACTTAGAAGACTGGGGAATATAGAGGTAGTTGCTATTACCGATACACAGGATCATAAAATAAAAGCTGAAATGATGAATATACCAAACAGCTTTGCAGACTATAAAGAGATGATGGACACACTCGAGCTTGATATGATTCATATCTGTACACCAAATAATACACATCATGAAATAGCCATGTATGCAATGAAAAAAGGAATAAATGTAGTGTGTGAAAAACCCATGACAAAAACAGCTGATGAAGCAAAAGAAATGTACGAGTATGCAAAGGAACATAATATAGTAAATGCCGTAAATTTTCATAACCGTTTTAATCCCATGGTTCATCAGATAAAAAGAATGGCTTCCGGCGGAGAGCTTGGAGAAATTATTTCTGTTCACGGAGGATATGTGCAGGACTGGCTTTTGCTGGAAACAGACTTCAACTGGAGAATAAACAGCAAGGAGTCAGGGCAGACAAGGGCTGTGGCGGATATAGGATCACACTGGATTGATACTGTGGAATATGTAACACAACTAAAAGTTACTGAGATTTTTGCTGAATTTTTGACATATCATAAAAAAAGAAAGAAATTCCTAAAGCCTGTGGAAACTTTTTCCAAGGCTCAGGAGGATGCAGAGTATGAGGAAGTACCTATAGATACAGAGGATATAGCTGTGGTAATGCTTCGTTTTGATAACGGGGCAATTGGAAATGCTTTCATTTCTCAAATGTTCTCCGGAAGAAAAAATAAGATTTCTATATTTATAGGCGGAAGCAAGCAATCGGCAGAATGGGATTCAGAGAGACTCAATGAGATGATAATAGGAGAAAGAGATAACTTTAATAAGATATTTGATAAAGATCCGGCTATACTAAGTCCGGAAACACAGAAAATAGTAGATTATCCCGGAGGACATGTGGAAGGATTTCCGGATACGTTCAAGCAGTGTTTTCGACAGGTATACAGCAGTATAGCTGACAAGGGAAAGGATTATGATTTTGCTACTTTTGAAGACGGATACAGACAGATGATTCTGGAAGAAAAGATTTTCGAGAGTGCAAACAGCGGGAAGTGGGTTAAAGTGTAG
- a CDS encoding MarR family winged helix-turn-helix transcriptional regulator: MEIADAIMFKIRILDNQIKRFIDKKAMSVDKNLTGMQLAVLLFVGYHNKLDKNKDIFPNDIEKKFNVRRSTVTTILKKLVKDGYITQIRASYDERYKRLFITEKSELIYSKIQQAQIEGEEIVSKGLSQEKIDIFFEVANKIMENIS; this comes from the coding sequence ATGGAAATAGCTGACGCAATTATGTTTAAAATAAGAATTTTAGACAATCAGATAAAAAGATTCATTGATAAAAAAGCAATGTCTGTTGATAAGAATTTGACAGGAATGCAGCTGGCAGTTCTTTTATTTGTCGGTTATCATAATAAGCTGGATAAAAATAAAGATATTTTTCCTAATGATATCGAAAAAAAATTTAATGTAAGGCGCTCCACTGTTACTACTATCTTAAAAAAACTTGTGAAAGACGGATATATAACTCAAATTCGTGCTTCGTATGATGAACGGTATAAAAGGCTCTTTATTACTGAAAAATCCGAGCTGATATATTCAAAAATACAACAGGCACAGATAGAGGGAGAAGAAATAGTTTCCAAAGGATTAAGCCAGGAAAAAATAGATATTTTCTTTGAGGTAGCTAATAAAATTATGGAAAATATTTCTTGA
- a CDS encoding TolC family protein → MKKLWKQAFYFISVVLLATSCSNTQIGTTEKQYLDSKQNKWTELSTEYDSPYFNTKTQNNLSPDVLADWWNILDDDTLTQLITLSLNNNKNLMEARARVNEARAALGISQAELLPWLDSNNFWGRAKISDNITPEIGITDIYRLGIDASWEIDIFGGNRYKVKAAESDLLAQNALLHSTWVSISSEVAVNYLSLRTLQERLAIAESNLALQETSIKLLQSKNKAGLTDELNLNQAKYTANQTKAAIPAIKISIEEILNNLAILTGQVPGSLEKTLSERKELPDVNEMIYVGIPAEALRQRPDIQAAEYKLESQIARTKSARTDLLPKLSLFGSIGLESLTSGSLLSGASKGFSLLPQISFPIFNAGAIRKNINVQSAREEQYLAAYENTVLNAAAEVRNALTAVAQESEKNTSLKDGVANASAALKIAQNKYNNGLTDYQSVLDAQRSLLSLQDQYAISKGQKVSNLVGLFKALGGGWKPLTQEETEIVNK, encoded by the coding sequence ATGAAAAAGTTATGGAAACAAGCATTTTATTTTATTTCTGTGGTTTTATTAGCTACTTCCTGCAGCAATACCCAGATCGGTACGACAGAAAAACAATATCTGGATTCAAAGCAGAATAAATGGACTGAACTCTCGACAGAATATGACAGTCCTTATTTCAACACTAAAACACAGAATAATCTTTCTCCCGATGTTTTGGCCGACTGGTGGAATATTCTGGATGACGATACCCTTACACAGCTCATAACACTATCGCTAAACAATAACAAAAATCTCATGGAAGCCAGAGCCAGAGTTAATGAAGCAAGAGCTGCTCTCGGGATTAGTCAGGCCGAGCTCCTCCCGTGGCTTGACAGTAATAATTTCTGGGGAAGAGCAAAAATTTCCGATAACATTACCCCTGAAATCGGTATAACCGATATTTACAGACTCGGGATTGATGCTTCATGGGAGATTGATATCTTTGGAGGAAACCGATATAAAGTAAAAGCCGCAGAATCGGATTTACTTGCACAGAATGCCCTGCTTCATTCTACATGGGTCAGCATTTCTTCTGAAGTAGCCGTTAACTATCTTTCTCTGAGAACATTACAGGAACGTCTTGCAATAGCCGAGAGTAACTTAGCTCTACAGGAAACTTCAATCAAACTGCTGCAGTCGAAAAATAAAGCCGGATTAACAGACGAACTAAACCTGAATCAGGCAAAATACACCGCGAATCAGACTAAAGCCGCTATTCCTGCCATTAAGATAAGTATAGAGGAAATACTGAATAATCTGGCAATACTTACCGGACAGGTTCCGGGAAGTCTCGAAAAAACATTGTCGGAAAGAAAAGAACTTCCTGATGTAAATGAAATGATATATGTAGGAATCCCGGCAGAAGCACTAAGACAAAGACCAGATATACAGGCTGCGGAATATAAGCTGGAATCCCAAATTGCCCGTACCAAATCTGCAAGAACAGATCTGCTGCCGAAACTGTCATTATTTGGTTCCATAGGGCTGGAAAGTCTGACCAGCGGTTCGCTGCTGTCAGGAGCAAGTAAGGGATTTTCCCTTCTTCCTCAGATTAGCTTTCCTATTTTTAATGCAGGAGCAATAAGAAAAAATATAAATGTCCAGTCTGCGAGGGAAGAGCAGTATCTTGCCGCTTATGAGAATACAGTTTTAAATGCTGCTGCCGAGGTAAGAAACGCATTAACGGCAGTAGCTCAGGAATCAGAAAAAAATACTTCGTTAAAAGACGGAGTTGCGAATGCATCAGCAGCCCTGAAAATAGCACAAAACAAATATAACAACGGACTTACGGACTACCAGAGTGTCCTTGATGCCCAAAGATCATTGCTATCTTTACAGGATCAGTATGCAATAAGCAAAGGACAGAAAGTTTCTAATTTAGTCGGTTTATTTAAAGCACTGGGCGGCGGCTGGAAACCTCTTACTCAGGAAGAAACAGAGATAGTTAATAAATAA
- a CDS encoding LacI family DNA-binding transcriptional regulator, which yields MTGIKKVASLAGVSTATVSRVINKNQNVSEEKRLRVQKVLDELNYEVNYHAKSLREMRTGMLLFIVTNISNPFYAEIVKGAEEYAKTKNYNVLVCNGYSDRDIERKYFKFIENKLVDGAFIMDLAIEKDFLKDFSIKYPIIQCSEFYDDIGVPFVSIDHEKAAFEATSYLLETGFEKIFYVQTYGDFIFDKLRLAGYKRALAKFGRPFDERLIIKTDFNYSGGINAAKQILKSKIKKAGIFTVSDMIAISMVNYLNYKNVKIPENYSVIGFDDIELCNATYPGITTIHQPRIKIGKEACKLLINRILKLNTSNTIQNKFLPHKLIKRGTTF from the coding sequence ATGACAGGAATAAAGAAAGTCGCCAGCTTAGCTGGTGTGTCGACGGCCACTGTATCAAGGGTCATTAATAAAAATCAAAATGTTTCCGAGGAAAAAAGACTGAGAGTCCAGAAAGTACTGGATGAGCTTAACTATGAAGTAAATTATCATGCTAAGTCTCTTCGTGAAATGAGAACAGGAATGCTCCTTTTTATCGTAACCAATATCTCAAATCCGTTTTATGCAGAGATAGTAAAGGGAGCGGAGGAATATGCCAAGACTAAGAATTATAATGTTTTGGTCTGTAACGGATATTCCGACAGGGATATAGAAAGAAAATATTTCAAATTCATAGAAAATAAATTAGTTGACGGTGCCTTTATAATGGATCTTGCTATAGAAAAGGATTTTTTAAAAGATTTTTCAATAAAGTATCCTATTATACAATGCAGTGAATTTTATGATGACATAGGGGTTCCCTTTGTTTCGATAGATCATGAAAAGGCAGCCTTTGAAGCTACGAGCTATCTGCTTGAAACCGGTTTTGAGAAAATCTTTTATGTACAGACATACGGAGACTTTATTTTTGATAAACTAAGACTGGCAGGATATAAAAGAGCCCTTGCGAAGTTTGGCAGACCGTTTGATGAAAGACTTATCATAAAAACAGACTTTAATTACAGCGGAGGAATTAACGCAGCTAAGCAGATACTAAAAAGTAAGATAAAAAAAGCCGGAATTTTTACTGTATCGGATATGATTGCCATAAGCATGGTAAATTATCTGAATTATAAAAATGTCAAAATTCCAGAGAACTATTCAGTAATAGGATTCGATGATATAGAATTATGCAATGCCACTTATCCGGGAATTACTACGATTCATCAGCCGAGAATAAAAATAGGAAAAGAGGCCTGCAAATTATTAATTAACAGAATACTCAAATTAAATACTTCCAACACAATTCAAAATAAATTTTTACCGCATAAGCTTATTAAAAGAGGAACAACTTTCTAA
- a CDS encoding sugar phosphate isomerase/epimerase family protein has protein sequence MKLSYLTACFNNLSLEEKVKFAAEQKFDAIELSCWPVANDRDYSSTDIDVSKFDSKTKEDILKLTGENNIEIASLAYYDNCLHPDTSIRENNVKHLYNVIETAGKLGVKFVGAFAGRNLDLSFEENFTEFEKIFPNIVKYAADRNVNLLIENCSMPGWHREGWGATISYSPELWDRMFEIIPDENFGLNFDPSHLIWLGVDYIKALIDYKERVLYFHAKDTKIFEEKRSYYSIFGKQLDRENEWDYGWWQHKIPGKGSVDWQKIYQTLREIGYDGYVSIEHEDLNYSENDEAIKLGLMKGKAFLDSIFKK, from the coding sequence ATGAAATTATCGTATTTAACAGCCTGCTTTAATAATTTATCTTTGGAAGAAAAGGTAAAATTTGCAGCAGAACAAAAATTTGATGCTATCGAGCTTTCATGCTGGCCTGTGGCAAATGACAGAGATTATTCAAGCACTGATATTGATGTTTCAAAATTCGACAGTAAGACTAAGGAGGATATATTGAAATTAACAGGGGAAAATAACATAGAAATAGCTTCCCTTGCTTACTATGACAATTGTCTTCATCCTGATACATCAATAAGGGAAAATAACGTAAAGCATCTCTATAATGTAATTGAAACTGCAGGAAAATTAGGAGTAAAATTTGTGGGAGCTTTTGCAGGGAGAAATCTGGATCTCAGCTTTGAAGAAAATTTTACGGAATTTGAAAAGATCTTTCCCAATATAGTAAAATACGCAGCTGACAGAAACGTGAATCTTCTGATAGAGAACTGTTCTATGCCGGGCTGGCACAGAGAAGGCTGGGGAGCTACTATATCATACTCGCCGGAATTATGGGACAGAATGTTTGAAATCATTCCTGATGAAAATTTCGGACTGAATTTTGATCCTTCACATCTGATATGGCTGGGAGTGGACTATATTAAGGCATTAATTGATTACAAGGAAAGAGTGCTTTATTTCCATGCAAAGGATACAAAGATATTTGAAGAAAAAAGAAGCTACTACAGCATATTCGGCAAGCAGCTGGACAGGGAGAACGAATGGGACTACGGATGGTGGCAGCATAAAATACCCGGAAAAGGAAGCGTGGACTGGCAGAAAATATATCAGACACTGAGAGAAATAGGGTATGACGGCTATGTAAGTATAGAACACGAGGATCTGAATTATTCTGAAAATGATGAGGCAATAAAATTAGGACTGATGAAAGGCAAGGCATTTTTGGATTCCATATTCAAAAAGTAA
- a CDS encoding DKNYY domain-containing protein, whose translation MKRIFILALFFNMILYPASLKSGVYKAEYDYSKISENTYIREKIVPCEELTTNNIMQRYKCSDLKVFKDGKRIFLRIKSYMDTGNFVHMNRGDYLAELKDGKNGSYYGKNDYIDFQLIKTGDNELELTVISRIKYSSTEFPMRGGAYVPEGNDRIVFKYKGKITENDENESVKSAQDFKDTAEELGINYGNYKKLENEIYYGDKKVEDADFDSFIVYKSSVYYSMVFSDYAKDKNNIFYAGKLWKVPDYNSFQFLGESYSRDKDNIYYSGKKIRGADLETFRIINWAYAKDKKYVYLKGEIVKGEDPATFKL comes from the coding sequence ATGAAAAGAATATTTATTTTAGCATTGTTTTTTAATATGATATTATACCCGGCAAGTTTGAAAAGCGGTGTTTATAAAGCAGAATATGATTATTCAAAAATTTCTGAAAATACATATATTAGGGAAAAAATAGTTCCCTGTGAAGAGCTTACTACTAATAATATTATGCAAAGATATAAATGCAGTGATCTGAAAGTATTTAAAGACGGGAAAAGAATATTCCTCAGAATAAAGAGCTACATGGATACCGGAAATTTTGTTCACATGAACAGAGGGGATTATCTCGCCGAATTAAAAGATGGAAAGAATGGATCATACTATGGTAAAAATGATTATATAGATTTTCAGCTGATAAAAACAGGTGATAATGAACTGGAACTCACTGTTATTTCAAGAATAAAGTACTCTTCCACTGAATTTCCAATGCGGGGCGGAGCTTATGTGCCTGAGGGAAATGACAGAATTGTTTTTAAATATAAGGGGAAAATAACGGAAAATGATGAAAATGAATCTGTAAAATCTGCACAAGACTTCAAAGATACTGCAGAAGAGCTGGGAATAAATTACGGGAATTATAAAAAGCTGGAAAATGAAATTTATTATGGGGATAAAAAGGTAGAAGATGCTGATTTTGACAGTTTCATTGTTTATAAAAGCAGTGTATATTATTCAATGGTATTTTCTGACTATGCCAAAGATAAAAACAATATATTTTATGCCGGAAAATTATGGAAGGTGCCGGACTATAATTCATTTCAGTTTTTAGGGGAAAGCTATTCCAGGGATAAGGATAATATTTATTACAGCGGTAAGAAAATACGGGGTGCAGATTTGGAGACTTTCAGAATAATTAACTGGGCATATGCCAAGGATAAAAAATATGTCTATCTGAAAGGGGAAATAGTAAAAGGTGAGGATCCGGCTACATTTAAGCTGTGA
- a CDS encoding substrate-binding domain-containing protein has product MKKIMFLLFSLLLLVLTVSCGGESKGGAEGTPEAKPGKKKVLGIVMPNATHGFLGESIKHAEAEAKALAESQGFEYKFLTSSEASEQNNQMDTLINEKVDAIVLWPHNGDELRSTAQAAMDAGIPLIVYDRLINNFTPTATIMGDNTGIGEMTGNYLNKYFEEDLKAGEVLVLEFLGDNSTVPQQRHDGFMATADKNIKIVQSFNTNWQRQKAQEQMENFLNTSKPEDIEKIKAVITQDDEVEMGILDAINAYKGSAKINIKLVTGVSARKENLDTFEKEKLDQVTYAFSPAMVREAVQLGADVLNGKTLEKEYIIKTVEVDRNNVNDFRNSDIYKIRYSIQ; this is encoded by the coding sequence ATGAAAAAAATAATGTTTCTTTTATTTTCTCTGCTGCTTTTGGTTTTAACAGTTTCTTGCGGGGGTGAATCAAAAGGAGGAGCGGAAGGAACACCGGAAGCAAAGCCCGGAAAGAAAAAAGTACTTGGTATAGTAATGCCTAATGCAACTCACGGATTTCTCGGGGAAAGTATAAAGCATGCCGAGGCAGAAGCTAAGGCACTTGCAGAATCTCAGGGATTCGAGTATAAGTTTTTGACATCAAGTGAAGCTTCGGAACAAAACAACCAGATGGATACGCTTATTAATGAAAAAGTAGATGCTATAGTACTTTGGCCTCATAACGGAGATGAGCTGCGTTCTACAGCGCAGGCAGCCATGGATGCAGGAATTCCGCTTATTGTGTATGACAGACTGATAAACAACTTTACACCTACAGCGACTATAATGGGTGATAATACAGGAATCGGAGAAATGACAGGAAATTATCTGAATAAATATTTCGAGGAAGATCTGAAAGCCGGAGAAGTTCTTGTACTAGAATTCTTAGGAGATAACTCGACTGTACCGCAGCAAAGACATGACGGATTTATGGCGACAGCAGATAAAAACATAAAAATAGTGCAAAGCTTTAATACAAACTGGCAGAGACAAAAAGCACAGGAGCAGATGGAAAACTTCCTGAATACTTCAAAACCTGAGGATATCGAAAAAATAAAAGCTGTGATAACTCAGGATGATGAAGTGGAAATGGGTATCCTTGATGCTATAAATGCATATAAAGGCTCTGCAAAAATAAATATAAAATTAGTTACGGGAGTAAGTGCGAGAAAAGAAAATCTTGATACTTTTGAAAAAGAAAAATTAGACCAGGTAACATATGCTTTTTCACCTGCAATGGTAAGAGAGGCAGTACAGCTTGGGGCTGACGTGCTGAACGGAAAAACACTTGAAAAAGAATATATTATAAAAACAGTGGAAGTAGACAGAAATAATGTAAATGATTTCAGAAACTCAGATATTTATAAAATCAGATACAGTATTCAGTAA
- a CDS encoding DUF3592 domain-containing protein: MELYQIIVIASVFFSGITFLTVSIIGFRRDNYIKTQGIPVQAEVVEIKQSGSNYKPVVEYNTSRGRIRAKSFYSGSSVFFNCKIGDRVNIFYDENKPESFRFENNKIGIFLWGLFFFFGVMSLIMACFIPFVLV, translated from the coding sequence ATGGAATTATACCAAATAATAGTTATAGCATCCGTTTTTTTTTCGGGGATAACATTTTTGACTGTAAGCATCATAGGATTCAGAAGAGATAACTATATTAAAACACAAGGAATACCCGTTCAGGCAGAAGTAGTGGAGATAAAGCAGAGCGGCAGCAACTATAAGCCTGTAGTAGAGTACAATACTTCCAGAGGAAGGATAAGGGCTAAAAGTTTTTATTCTGGAAGCAGTGTGTTTTTTAATTGTAAAATCGGAGACAGAGTAAATATTTTCTACGATGAAAATAAGCCTGAAAGCTTTCGCTTTGAAAATAATAAAATCGGGATATTTTTATGGGGATTATTCTTTTTCTTCGGGGTGATGTCTTTAATAATGGCTTGTTTTATTCCGTTTGTACTGGTATAG